In a genomic window of Virgibacillus sp. SK37:
- a CDS encoding spore germination protein, with translation MFNIFSKKNKEKHTFKNETRPYQSNSVSDETLSNDLHKNITKVKVSFADTADLVCKTINWDGKNGSLLYLETLVNNESIENHVIKPIKQANGQPIKEVVTALDVNESIKLSEVVEALTSGFCAFLQPKSNKVILIKVSKQNNRPPEEPFNEQVIRGAHIGFIEDLNTNINLIRNQVQNPKLKVEYIKLGKTVSTNVAIMYFDDLANKELISKIKERLQSISADFIQIPGYIQEYIEERTYSPFPQTLNTERPDRLIANLMDGRVGIMMSGTPTCLVAPSSLIAFFQSPDDYNGRVMIGSFYRFIRVFSFFVTVGLPALYIAVVSFHYESVPVELLFAIKSSLEPIPVPPLLEAMFMAITLELIREATIRLPNPVAQTIGVVGGLVIGNAVVDANLVSNMMIIVIAITAISSFIMPSTEMSTTIRLLSFPLMIAAALFGLIGIVIGFLIIVIHLCKLESFGSPYFAPFGPLRWKELKDTIIRFPTWMLHNRPKDSQAAYRTNQAENPRDWDEKNE, from the coding sequence ATGTTTAATATCTTTTCAAAAAAAAATAAAGAAAAACATACATTTAAGAATGAAACGCGTCCATATCAATCTAATTCTGTATCTGATGAGACATTATCAAATGATTTACATAAAAATATTACAAAGGTAAAAGTATCGTTTGCAGATACTGCTGATTTGGTATGCAAAACAATTAATTGGGACGGTAAAAATGGCTCCCTTTTGTATTTAGAAACTTTGGTAAATAACGAATCAATTGAAAATCATGTCATTAAACCGATTAAACAAGCAAATGGCCAACCAATTAAAGAAGTTGTTACAGCACTTGATGTAAATGAATCAATCAAACTGTCAGAGGTCGTAGAAGCCCTAACAAGCGGCTTTTGTGCTTTCCTCCAACCAAAGTCAAATAAGGTAATCCTTATAAAGGTAAGTAAGCAAAATAATCGCCCACCAGAGGAACCATTTAACGAACAGGTTATCAGGGGAGCGCATATTGGATTCATTGAAGATTTAAACACCAATATCAACTTAATAAGAAACCAGGTGCAAAATCCAAAGCTTAAGGTAGAATATATTAAGCTTGGAAAAACGGTATCCACAAACGTAGCAATTATGTATTTTGACGACCTTGCAAATAAAGAGCTAATCAGTAAAATAAAAGAACGTCTTCAATCCATATCGGCGGATTTCATCCAAATACCCGGTTATATACAGGAATATATAGAAGAACGGACCTATTCACCATTTCCACAAACATTAAACACAGAAAGACCAGATCGACTTATTGCTAATCTAATGGATGGGAGGGTGGGCATTATGATGAGTGGGACTCCCACCTGTCTGGTAGCACCTTCTTCTTTAATTGCTTTTTTCCAATCTCCTGATGACTACAACGGCAGAGTAATGATTGGATCATTTTACAGGTTTATTCGTGTGTTTAGTTTTTTTGTCACGGTCGGTTTGCCTGCCCTTTATATTGCCGTAGTTTCTTTTCACTATGAATCCGTGCCTGTTGAATTATTATTTGCAATTAAATCTTCCTTGGAACCTATACCTGTGCCGCCTCTGTTAGAAGCGATGTTTATGGCAATAACATTAGAACTAATTAGAGAGGCGACGATACGACTGCCAAATCCAGTTGCACAAACGATTGGAGTTGTAGGTGGATTGGTAATCGGGAATGCGGTAGTTGATGCAAATCTTGTTTCAAATATGATGATTATTGTTATAGCAATTACAGCTATTTCATCCTTTATTATGCCTTCAACTGAAATGAGCACAACCATTCGATTACTAAGTTTTCCATTAATGATCGCGGCTGCTCTGTTTGGATTAATAGGAATTGTAATTGGATTTTTGATCATTGTCATTCATTTATGCAAGCTAGAGTCGTTTGGTTCTCCTTACTTTGCACCGTTTGGCCCGTTACGGTGGAAAGAATTAAAAGATACTATAATCCGCTTTCCAACCTGGATGCTTCATAACAGACCAAAGGATTCTCAGGCTGCTTACCGGACTAATCAGGCGGAAAACCCAAGAGATTGGGATGAAAAAAATGAATAA
- the glgA gene encoding glycogen synthase GlgA — MNIVFAASECAPFIKTGGLGDVIGSLPKALLDQGVEVSVMLPKYEDLPFFLKQEMENVAQMEVPVGWRTQYCGIEKVERDSICYYFLDNEYYFKRHGSYGFFDDGERFAFFSRAVLEALPYLNRKPDIIHCHDWQTGLISVLLKARYSNHPFYSGIKTVFTIHNLRYQGVYPKEVLSDLLDLSELYFHMNGLEFHGNVSYLKAGLAYADQITTVSPTYAEEIQLPHYGEQLDGFLRERDGFLQGIVNGIDTEEYNPELDRFIFQSYDDVEGKQANKLQLQEKLDLPVDRTIPVVSMVTRLVEQKGIDLVLHVFREILGQGVQFILLGTGDGHYEQRFRELAKEYPEQVRVQLFFDEGLARQIYAGSDLFLMPSQFEPCGIGQLLAMRYGTIPIVRETGGLKDTVAPYDVLRDTGYGFTFTNYNAHDMLYVLEQAVGLFRYQPGKWKQLVERAMRQDFSWNASAQAYLKLYVSLLKEKTAI; from the coding sequence ATGAATATAGTCTTTGCAGCATCTGAATGTGCACCATTTATTAAGACAGGTGGGCTTGGCGATGTGATTGGATCATTGCCAAAAGCGCTTTTAGATCAAGGTGTCGAGGTAAGTGTCATGCTGCCCAAATACGAAGATTTGCCATTTTTCTTAAAACAGGAGATGGAAAATGTAGCTCAAATGGAAGTCCCTGTCGGATGGCGAACACAATATTGTGGTATTGAAAAAGTCGAACGGGATAGTATCTGCTATTATTTTCTTGATAATGAATATTATTTCAAGCGTCACGGAAGCTATGGCTTTTTTGATGATGGGGAACGATTCGCCTTTTTCTCTCGTGCCGTTCTGGAAGCTTTACCCTACCTGAATAGAAAGCCTGATATTATTCACTGTCATGATTGGCAAACAGGTCTAATTAGTGTGTTGTTGAAAGCCCGTTATAGTAATCATCCATTCTATTCAGGGATAAAGACCGTTTTTACTATCCATAATTTACGTTACCAAGGCGTTTACCCAAAGGAAGTACTATCCGATTTGTTGGATTTAAGTGAATTGTATTTTCATATGAATGGCCTGGAGTTCCACGGGAATGTTAGTTATTTGAAAGCAGGTCTGGCATATGCTGATCAGATCACTACCGTAAGTCCAACGTATGCAGAGGAAATACAACTACCACATTATGGAGAGCAGTTAGACGGCTTTTTGCGGGAACGAGATGGTTTCCTGCAAGGGATTGTGAATGGAATTGATACAGAGGAGTATAATCCGGAGTTAGATCGTTTTATTTTCCAATCGTATGATGATGTCGAGGGAAAACAAGCAAATAAGCTGCAATTACAAGAAAAGCTGGATCTCCCTGTTGATCGTACTATTCCTGTTGTTTCCATGGTAACAAGACTTGTTGAACAAAAAGGCATCGATCTGGTGCTCCATGTATTTCGTGAAATACTCGGGCAAGGTGTCCAGTTTATTCTACTTGGGACGGGAGATGGGCACTATGAACAGAGATTTCGGGAGCTAGCTAAGGAATACCCGGAGCAGGTAAGGGTGCAATTATTTTTTGATGAAGGATTGGCAAGACAGATCTATGCAGGCTCCGACCTGTTTCTCATGCCATCTCAATTTGAACCATGTGGCATCGGGCAACTACTGGCAATGCGCTATGGGACAATTCCAATTGTCAGAGAAACCGGTGGCTTGAAGGATACCGTTGCCCCATATGATGTTTTACGAGATACAGGCTACGGGTTTACGTTCACCAACTATAATGCCCATGACATGTTGTATGTACTGGAGCAGGCAGTGGGTCTATTCCGTTATCAGCCTGGCAAATGGAAGCAGCTGGTAGAACGAGCCATGCGCCAAGACTTCAGCTGGAATGCATCAGCACAAGCATACCTAAAACTATATGTGTCACTATTGAAAGAAAAAACAGCCATTTAA
- the glgD gene encoding glucose-1-phosphate adenylyltransferase subunit GlgD has protein sequence MNNVLGVINLVNDKPFLKELTKHRCLASVPFGGRYRLIDFTLSNFIHSEITDVVVFTKAKHRSIMDHLGSGREWDLDRRNGGLHILPPVSPDKKVKGDLQQFHEHLQMFKQTKADLIVISPGHHVGKIDYSDAVHAHREKQADITILYKEYDGTPVEKPIYHQCRMLRDGSLLDIDLFTTPLPGAHVCLETYIIDKALFIQLIERCIEQEEYDFLKDVVKANQHRLNIQGYEFAGHLPFIHSNQSYHKSNMDFLNPEIIYDYFYKHGDIFTKVKHEAPATYTATSNVSNSLVANGCEIEGKVENSILFRGVKVHKDAVVKNSIIMQRGEIGAGVEIDGVIADKHVKLINGQMTRTAGQIQVIEKSALR, from the coding sequence ATGAACAATGTACTTGGGGTAATTAATCTCGTAAACGATAAGCCTTTTTTAAAAGAACTGACAAAGCATCGCTGTCTTGCTTCCGTCCCATTCGGAGGCAGATATCGTTTGATCGATTTCACGCTATCTAACTTTATTCACTCAGAGATAACGGATGTCGTCGTCTTTACCAAAGCAAAACATCGCTCCATCATGGACCATCTTGGCTCTGGTAGAGAGTGGGATCTTGACAGAAGAAATGGGGGACTGCACATTCTTCCACCAGTAAGTCCAGATAAAAAAGTAAAAGGTGATTTGCAGCAATTCCATGAGCATTTGCAAATGTTTAAACAAACAAAAGCAGATTTGATTGTTATTTCTCCAGGTCATCATGTAGGGAAAATAGATTATAGTGATGCAGTCCATGCACATCGAGAAAAACAGGCGGACATTACCATTTTATATAAGGAGTATGATGGGACACCAGTGGAGAAGCCTATCTACCATCAATGCCGCATGCTTCGTGATGGCAGTCTTTTGGATATCGATCTTTTTACAACACCACTTCCTGGTGCGCATGTTTGCTTGGAAACATATATTATAGATAAAGCATTGTTTATCCAACTCATTGAGCGCTGTATAGAACAAGAGGAATATGATTTTCTAAAAGACGTGGTGAAGGCAAATCAGCATAGGCTGAATATCCAAGGATACGAATTTGCAGGTCATTTGCCATTTATCCATTCTAACCAAAGCTATCATAAAAGCAATATGGATTTTTTAAACCCGGAAATCATCTATGATTATTTTTACAAACATGGCGATATCTTTACAAAAGTGAAGCATGAAGCACCGGCAACCTATACTGCTACATCAAATGTGAGCAATTCACTCGTTGCTAACGGTTGTGAAATCGAAGGAAAAGTGGAAAACAGCATCTTATTTCGTGGAGTGAAAGTACATAAGGATGCTGTCGTAAAGAATAGTATTATTATGCAAAGAGGAGAAATTGGAGCAGGTGTGGAAATTGATGGTGTCATCGCAGATAAGCATGTAAAGTTGATCAACGGTCAAATGACTAGGACAGCTGGACAAATTCAGGTGATTGAAAAATCGGCTTTACGATAG
- a CDS encoding GerAB/ArcD/ProY family transporter — protein sequence MNNKGILTWWAAFSILVQVQIGIGILSLPRNVHQIAKGDGWISVLLAGLTIQLLVTIIWLLATRFKAQTLYEFAPKLVGKYLGSLINLAYSVYFLSMVFLTTLLFTDILKRWVLFKTPHLVIYVLVLGVTYYLAKDNMKVIARFYTFTSAFVIVLILILVPAIVYFDIRFVLPVGQAGMMNILKGIEEVTNSMLGFELLLVLFPFIDERFRRYSIVVAANAFVTILYTLIVFITITVFSPAEIKLIPEPVLYMLKSFKFDLVERIDLLFISVWFVSIVTTLVMYLYVASLGVTTIFKRKSHAPMVGWCVLLIITVLFFSDKDIYGIVNYVRVISNASYLFIFVLPLLLLFLSFIRKERSK from the coding sequence ATGAATAACAAAGGCATTTTGACATGGTGGGCCGCCTTTTCAATCTTGGTACAGGTACAAATTGGTATAGGGATTTTATCTCTACCACGAAATGTTCACCAGATTGCAAAAGGAGATGGGTGGATATCTGTTCTTCTTGCCGGATTAACTATCCAATTACTTGTTACAATTATCTGGTTGCTGGCAACACGCTTTAAAGCACAAACTCTATATGAATTTGCGCCTAAACTCGTTGGTAAATATCTAGGTAGTTTAATTAACTTAGCATACAGTGTTTATTTCTTAAGTATGGTGTTTTTAACTACCTTACTATTTACTGATATCTTAAAACGCTGGGTATTATTCAAGACCCCGCATCTTGTTATATACGTATTAGTCCTTGGTGTAACTTATTATCTTGCGAAGGATAATATGAAGGTGATTGCCCGATTTTATACGTTTACATCCGCATTTGTTATCGTACTAATCCTTATTCTAGTCCCTGCAATAGTCTATTTTGATATCCGTTTTGTACTACCTGTAGGCCAAGCAGGTATGATGAATATTTTGAAGGGCATAGAAGAAGTTACAAATTCGATGCTGGGATTTGAATTATTGTTGGTGCTTTTTCCATTTATCGATGAAAGATTTAGACGTTATAGCATCGTCGTGGCTGCAAATGCATTTGTTACTATACTGTATACACTTATCGTATTTATTACGATAACGGTTTTTAGTCCGGCAGAAATTAAGTTAATTCCTGAACCAGTTCTCTACATGCTCAAGTCCTTCAAATTTGATTTAGTAGAGAGAATTGATCTTTTATTTATATCCGTGTGGTTTGTAAGTATCGTCACAACTTTGGTTATGTACCTATATGTGGCTTCATTGGGAGTAACAACAATATTTAAGAGGAAATCACATGCACCAATGGTTGGATGGTGCGTTCTTTTAATCATTACAGTACTATTTTTTTCAGATAAAGATATTTATGGGATTGTAAACTATGTCCGGGTGATATCTAACGCGAGCTACCTATTTATCTTTGTTCTTCCACTTTTGTTACTATTTCTCTCTTTTATTAGGAAGGAGCGGAGCAAATGA